One window from the genome of Pseudomonas frederiksbergensis encodes:
- a CDS encoding serine/threonine transporter, protein MNDQANSVEERFETIAPATLSQWGRHDTTWMLGLFGTAIGAGTLFLPINAGLGGFWPLLVLAVLAFPMTFYAHRGLTRFVLSGRDGADITEVVEEHFGIKAGALITLLYFFAIFPILLIYSVALTNTVGSFLEHQLHVQPPPRAVLSLVLILGLLAVVRCGEQVIVKAMGLMVYPFIVALLFLAVFLVPHWSGGILTTASTMPEPSALLHTLWLAIPVMVFSFNHSPIISAFAVDQKRRYGHNAEERSAQILSRAHVLMVVMVLFFVFSCVLTLTPAQLAEAKAQNLSILSYLANHFSNPTIAFAAPLIAFVAIAKSFLGHYIGASEGLKGLIVKSGRRPAAKTLDRLTAAFMLVVCWVVATLNPSILGMIETLGGPVIAAILFLMPMYAIRKVPAMARYRGQASNVFVVLVGVVAITALVYSLLA, encoded by the coding sequence ATGAATGATCAGGCCAACAGCGTCGAAGAGCGCTTTGAAACGATAGCCCCAGCCACCCTCAGTCAATGGGGTCGCCACGACACGACGTGGATGCTGGGCCTGTTTGGTACCGCCATTGGTGCCGGCACTCTGTTCTTGCCTATCAATGCAGGGCTCGGCGGTTTCTGGCCGCTGCTGGTCCTGGCGGTGCTGGCCTTCCCCATGACGTTCTATGCCCACCGGGGCCTGACTCGTTTCGTGCTGTCCGGTCGCGACGGGGCGGACATTACCGAGGTGGTGGAGGAGCATTTCGGCATCAAGGCCGGCGCGCTGATCACCCTGTTGTACTTCTTTGCTATCTTCCCGATCCTGCTGATCTACAGCGTGGCGTTGACCAACACGGTGGGCAGTTTCCTGGAGCATCAACTGCACGTGCAGCCACCGCCTCGGGCGGTGTTGTCGCTGGTGCTTATCCTCGGCCTGCTGGCTGTGGTGCGCTGCGGCGAACAGGTGATCGTCAAGGCCATGGGCCTGATGGTCTATCCGTTCATCGTGGCGCTGCTGTTCCTCGCGGTGTTCCTGGTGCCCCATTGGAGCGGCGGGATCCTGACCACCGCGTCGACGATGCCGGAGCCTTCGGCCCTGCTGCATACCCTGTGGCTGGCAATCCCGGTGATGGTGTTCTCGTTCAACCATTCGCCGATCATCTCGGCATTCGCGGTGGACCAGAAACGTCGCTACGGCCATAACGCTGAGGAGCGCAGCGCGCAGATCCTGTCGCGCGCCCATGTATTGATGGTGGTGATGGTGCTGTTCTTCGTGTTCAGCTGCGTGCTGACGTTGACCCCGGCGCAACTGGCCGAGGCCAAGGCGCAGAACCTGTCGATCCTGTCGTACCTGGCCAACCACTTCAGCAACCCGACCATTGCCTTTGCGGCGCCGTTGATTGCTTTCGTGGCGATCGCCAAGTCGTTCCTCGGGCATTACATCGGCGCCAGCGAAGGCCTCAAGGGCCTGATCGTCAAGAGCGGCCGCCGCCCGGCTGCCAAGACACTCGATCGCCTGACGGCCGCGTTCATGCTGGTGGTGTGCTGGGTCGTCGCCACCCTCAATCCAAGCATTCTAGGCATGATCGAAACCCTGGGTGGCCCGGTGATCGCGGCGATCCTGTTCCTGATGCCGATGTACGCCATTCGCAAAGTCCCGGCGATGGCCCGCTATCGCGGCCAGGCGTCCAATGTCTTTGTGGTGTTGGTGGGGGTGGTGGCGATTACTGCGCTGGTCTATTCCCTCTTGGCGTGA